The Flavobacterium piscisymbiosum genome includes a region encoding these proteins:
- a CDS encoding TonB-dependent receptor → MRKKLKIVITAILTLSSTLFFAHSHEIKGTITNENGNPLEFATVLIKGTQINASSDALGKFTINASANNPTLIVSLFGYQTKEVVAKDHIIEVQLALENNSLDEIVVVGSRNPNKSKLETAVPVDVVNLAKIRNTTPQTTTNDILTYLIPSFNSNRQSSADGTEHIDPASLRGLGPDQVLVLINGKRRHTTSLVNYQNTVGNGSVGTDLSAIPASAIKRIEVLRDGAAAQYGSDAIAGVINLVLKDNAGLEVNATYGSTSRNDGQTTNVNLNYGTKIGNKGGFINLSAEFNDRQKTNRSQNNNLIIFDQSAEGNFFVYDFADNPAQSRQIDDNLLAQNGLTRDDFNFQIGDAKIQNIQGFFNASIPLNDQIEFYANGGVSHREGTGYGFRRLPSETENVVASIFPFGFQPELNSVVTDLSSSVGFKFKFGEWKLDVSNTIGENKFIYDVSNTNNVSLGDNGQTDFKAGNHSFLQNTVNADITRFYKDVFHGLNVAFGGEYRFEKYKIVPGEENSYINGGAQSFPGFSHLNEVNENRNSVGVYADVEADITEKFLIGVAGRYEDYTDFGNTINGKLSARYKILDNLFVRGAISSGFRAPSLHQQYFNNIATDAVDGQILNSGIFRNDSQVAKELGIPKLKEETSRNYSFGVVYSPTKKLHITADYYHIRIDNRIILTGNLGNDAAGEPVPALRALFAQYGAQTGRFFTNAINTTTNGIDVVIDYDMNVGPGKMNLSLLYNYNDNKVDDQLNNIPALFVGQEDVYYGPQERSLIETNTPKHKGTFAVNYSLTKWNFLLRNTYFGEVIRDGFPFGGIQKHNGKVVTDMTVAYKITPKIQIALGANNLFDIFPDRQIYENSYYGVFKYAPVQMGTTGAYYFGRMSFTL, encoded by the coding sequence ATGAGAAAAAAATTAAAAATTGTTATAACAGCAATTCTTACTTTATCCAGCACTTTATTTTTTGCGCATAGTCACGAGATAAAAGGAACGATTACGAATGAAAATGGAAATCCTCTGGAGTTTGCTACAGTCTTGATCAAAGGAACTCAAATTAATGCGTCAAGCGATGCTTTAGGAAAGTTTACGATTAATGCTTCTGCCAATAATCCCACACTTATTGTTTCGTTATTTGGATATCAAACCAAAGAAGTCGTTGCAAAAGATCATATTATCGAAGTGCAATTGGCTTTAGAAAATAATAGCCTTGACGAAATTGTAGTCGTAGGAAGTAGAAATCCAAATAAAAGCAAACTCGAAACAGCAGTTCCGGTTGATGTTGTAAACCTGGCAAAAATTAGAAATACGACGCCACAAACTACTACAAACGACATTTTGACCTATTTGATCCCGTCTTTTAACTCTAACAGACAATCTTCTGCAGATGGAACTGAGCATATTGATCCGGCTTCTTTAAGAGGTTTAGGTCCTGATCAGGTTTTGGTTTTGATTAACGGAAAAAGAAGACATACTACATCATTGGTAAATTACCAAAATACGGTAGGAAACGGTTCTGTTGGTACAGATTTAAGTGCGATTCCTGCTTCGGCAATCAAGAGAATTGAAGTTTTACGTGATGGTGCAGCAGCGCAATACGGTTCTGACGCGATTGCCGGTGTAATCAATTTGGTTTTAAAAGACAATGCAGGTCTGGAAGTAAACGCAACTTATGGTTCTACCTCAAGAAACGATGGACAGACCACAAATGTGAACTTAAACTACGGAACAAAAATTGGCAACAAAGGTGGTTTTATCAACCTTTCGGCTGAATTTAATGATCGCCAGAAAACCAATCGTTCTCAAAATAATAACCTGATTATTTTTGATCAATCGGCTGAGGGTAATTTCTTTGTTTATGATTTTGCTGATAATCCGGCACAATCACGCCAGATTGATGATAATTTATTGGCTCAAAATGGTTTGACGCGTGATGATTTTAATTTTCAGATTGGAGATGCAAAAATTCAGAATATTCAGGGATTTTTTAATGCATCGATTCCGTTAAACGATCAAATCGAGTTTTATGCAAACGGAGGCGTTAGCCACAGAGAAGGTACAGGTTACGGTTTCAGACGTTTACCAAGTGAAACTGAAAATGTGGTGGCTTCTATTTTCCCTTTCGGATTTCAACCTGAATTGAATTCTGTTGTAACGGATCTTTCTTCTTCGGTTGGTTTTAAATTCAAATTTGGAGAATGGAAACTGGATGTGAGCAATACTATCGGTGAAAACAAATTTATTTATGATGTATCGAATACCAATAACGTTTCGTTAGGCGATAATGGCCAGACAGATTTTAAAGCCGGAAATCACTCTTTCCTGCAAAACACTGTAAATGCTGATATTACCCGATTTTACAAAGATGTTTTTCATGGTTTGAATGTTGCATTTGGAGGTGAATATCGTTTTGAAAAATACAAAATTGTTCCTGGAGAGGAAAACTCTTATATCAATGGTGGAGCACAATCATTCCCGGGATTTTCTCATTTGAATGAAGTGAATGAAAACAGAAACAGCGTTGGCGTTTATGCTGATGTTGAGGCTGATATTACGGAGAAATTCTTGATTGGAGTTGCAGGTCGTTATGAAGATTATACCGATTTTGGAAATACGATCAACGGAAAATTATCTGCGAGATATAAAATCTTAGACAACCTATTTGTTCGTGGGGCGATTAGTTCTGGTTTTAGAGCGCCATCATTGCACCAGCAATACTTCAACAATATTGCAACTGATGCGGTTGATGGGCAAATCCTGAATTCGGGTATTTTTAGAAATGATAGTCAGGTAGCGAAAGAATTGGGCATTCCGAAATTAAAAGAAGAAACTTCAAGAAACTACAGTTTTGGAGTTGTTTATTCTCCAACAAAAAAATTACATATTACAGCTGATTACTATCATATTAGAATCGATAACCGAATCATCCTTACCGGAAATTTAGGAAATGATGCTGCGGGTGAACCTGTTCCTGCGCTTCGTGCTTTGTTTGCTCAATACGGCGCTCAAACCGGACGTTTCTTTACCAATGCCATCAACACAACTACAAACGGAATTGACGTTGTAATTGATTATGATATGAATGTTGGTCCCGGAAAAATGAATCTTTCGTTGTTGTACAACTACAACGACAACAAGGTAGATGATCAGCTGAACAATATTCCGGCTTTATTTGTAGGTCAGGAAGATGTGTACTACGGACCTCAGGAAAGAAGTCTTATCGAGACGAATACACCTAAACACAAAGGTACTTTTGCTGTTAATTACAGTTTAACCAAATGGAATTTCTTATTAAGAAATACGTATTTTGGTGAAGTAATTCGTGATGGTTTTCCTTTTGGAGGCATCCAGAAACACAACGGAAAAGTAGTTACAGATATGACTGTTGCTTATAAAATCACTCCAAAAATCCAGATTGCTTTGGGAGCCAACAACTTATTTGATATTTTCCCGGACAGACAAATTTACGAGAACAGTTATTACGGAGTTTTCAAATATGCACCTGTGCAAATGGGAACTACGGGAGCTTACTACTTTGGACGCATGAGTTTTACATTGTGA
- a CDS encoding gliding motility lipoprotein GldH — translation MRIKNSAILLLVGILLFSCDKKRVFDEYKSVGSAWNKDSIVTFDLPVLDSTKKYNLFINLRDNNNYPFKNLFLIVAIETPSGFTKVDTLEYEMAKPDGTLLGNGFTDIKESKLYYKEDVKFKGKYKVHIKQAVRESGKIPGVQALEGITDVGFRIEQKD, via the coding sequence ATGAGAATAAAAAATAGTGCGATTCTTCTTTTGGTAGGAATATTACTTTTTTCTTGTGATAAAAAAAGAGTATTCGATGAGTACAAATCTGTTGGAAGTGCCTGGAACAAAGACAGTATTGTAACTTTTGATCTGCCAGTTTTAGATTCAACCAAAAAGTACAATTTATTTATAAATTTGAGGGACAATAACAATTATCCATTCAAAAATTTGTTTTTAATTGTCGCTATCGAAACGCCAAGCGGTTTCACCAAAGTAGATACTTTAGAATATGAGATGGCAAAACCGGACGGAACTCTTTTAGGGAACGGTTTTACTGATATAAAAGAGAGTAAACTTTATTATAAAGAAGATGTAAAGTTTAAAGGAAAATATAAAGTACACATCAAACAAGCCGTTAGAGAATCAGGAAAAATTCCTGGAGTTCAGGCGTTAGAAGGTATTACAGACGTAGGTTTTAGAATAGAACAAAAAGATTAG
- a CDS encoding 3-oxoacid CoA-transferase subunit B → MLTKEDIAKRIAKEVKDRYFVNLGIGIPTLVANYVREDIAVEFQSENGVLGMGPFPFAGEEDADIINAGKQTITTLPGASFFDSAFSFGMIRSQKVDLTILGAMEVSENGDIANWKIPGKMVKGMGGAMDLVASAENIIVAMMHVNKAGESKILKKCTLPLTGVGCVKKVVTELAVLEVTEKGFKLLERAPGVSVEHIIASTEAELIIEGEIPEMAI, encoded by the coding sequence ATGTTAACAAAAGAAGATATTGCAAAACGAATTGCAAAAGAAGTAAAAGACAGGTATTTTGTTAATCTTGGAATCGGGATTCCGACTTTGGTAGCAAATTACGTTAGGGAAGATATTGCAGTTGAATTTCAGAGTGAGAATGGCGTTTTGGGTATGGGGCCTTTTCCTTTTGCGGGAGAAGAAGATGCTGATATTATCAATGCCGGAAAGCAAACCATTACAACGCTGCCGGGAGCAAGTTTCTTTGATTCGGCTTTTAGTTTCGGAATGATTCGAAGTCAAAAAGTAGACTTGACGATTTTAGGAGCGATGGAAGTTTCTGAAAACGGAGATATTGCCAACTGGAAAATTCCGGGCAAAATGGTAAAAGGAATGGGAGGCGCAATGGATTTGGTGGCTTCCGCCGAAAATATCATCGTTGCCATGATGCACGTCAATAAAGCAGGAGAATCTAAAATCTTAAAAAAATGCACTTTGCCATTAACGGGCGTAGGATGCGTTAAAAAGGTTGTTACCGAGTTAGCAGTTCTCGAAGTGACTGAAAAAGGTTTTAAGCTCTTAGAACGCGCGCCAGGTGTTTCAGTCGAGCACATCATCGCCTCGACAGAAGCTGAATTAATTATTGAAGGTGAAATTCCCGAAATGGCTATTTAG
- a CDS encoding penicillin-binding protein 1A: MATKKINQPNSNKDINYYKKKFWRVFAYTLLGILAFFLFASWGLFGSMPSFEDLENPDSNLATEIISSDGVVIGKYFKTNRSQLKYSDLPKNLVDALVATEDARFYEHSGIDGRGTLRAAFSLGTNGGASTLTQQLAKQLFHRGGSSFLPFRIVQKIKEWIIAIRLERQYTKNEILAMYCNVYDFGNYAVGVSSAAQTYFSKDPKDLTIDESAILVGMFNNSSLYNPLRNPTGVKNRRDVVLGQMVKAKMITEAQKEKYKAMPIALKFKLESHREGTATYFREYLRDYMKKWVAENKKPDGSDYDIYKDGLKIYTTIDSRMQLHAEEAVSEHMKNLQQQFFIEQKTNKNAPFVNISQAETDRLMMQAMKNSTRWAIMKDLDKSEDDIIASFKVKTKMRVFTWKGERDTVMTPLDSIRYFKHFLQSGLMAMEPQTGNIKAWVGGINYKYFQYDHVGQGARQVGSTFKPFVYATAIEQLNMSPCDSILDGPFMIHKGRHNVTADWEPRNSDNRYRGMVTLKQGLANSINTISAKLIDRVGPEAVVELTHKLGVKTEIPAQPSIALGAVDITVEDMVAAYGTFANQGVYVKPQFLSRIENKSGEVIYEPIPESHDVLNKDIAFAVIKLLQGVTETGSGARLRTQGGGSGDNRWTGYPYMFKNAIAGKTGTTQNQSDGWFMGMVPNLVTGVWVGCEDRSARFKSLTYGQGATAALPIWGYFMKLCYADPGLQVSKSEFERPANLSIKVDCYSAPKVKDTTATEQNTDEFEL, from the coding sequence ATGGCCACCAAGAAAATCAATCAACCTAATAGTAATAAAGATATTAACTACTATAAAAAGAAATTCTGGAGAGTTTTTGCTTATACCTTGTTGGGTATTTTAGCTTTCTTTTTATTTGCCTCATGGGGATTATTCGGATCAATGCCTTCATTTGAAGACTTAGAAAATCCGGATTCTAATTTGGCTACAGAAATTATTTCATCTGATGGAGTAGTGATTGGTAAATATTTTAAAACCAACAGATCACAGCTTAAATATTCAGATTTACCAAAAAACCTTGTAGATGCTTTGGTTGCAACTGAAGATGCCCGTTTTTATGAGCATTCAGGAATCGACGGGCGCGGAACTTTACGTGCTGCTTTTTCTTTGGGAACAAATGGAGGAGCCAGTACATTGACACAGCAGTTAGCAAAACAGTTGTTTCATCGTGGTGGATCTAGTTTTTTACCTTTTAGAATAGTACAAAAGATAAAAGAATGGATTATTGCCATTCGTCTGGAACGTCAATATACCAAAAATGAAATTTTGGCGATGTATTGCAACGTTTATGATTTCGGAAATTACGCTGTTGGAGTAAGTTCTGCTGCGCAAACGTATTTCTCTAAAGATCCTAAGGATTTAACGATAGATGAATCCGCAATATTGGTTGGGATGTTTAATAACTCATCTCTTTACAATCCTTTGAGAAACCCTACGGGTGTTAAAAACCGTCGTGATGTGGTACTGGGTCAAATGGTAAAAGCCAAGATGATTACAGAGGCTCAAAAAGAGAAGTACAAGGCAATGCCAATTGCTTTAAAATTCAAACTAGAAAGTCACCGCGAAGGAACAGCGACTTATTTCAGGGAATATCTTCGTGATTACATGAAAAAATGGGTTGCAGAGAATAAAAAACCAGACGGTTCTGATTACGATATTTACAAAGATGGTTTAAAAATCTATACCACTATCGATTCAAGAATGCAGTTACATGCCGAAGAAGCAGTTTCTGAACACATGAAAAATCTGCAACAACAATTTTTTATTGAACAGAAAACCAATAAAAATGCGCCTTTCGTAAATATTTCTCAAGCAGAAACAGATCGATTAATGATGCAGGCAATGAAAAACTCTACACGTTGGGCCATCATGAAAGATTTAGATAAAAGCGAAGATGATATCATTGCTTCATTCAAAGTAAAAACAAAAATGCGCGTTTTTACCTGGAAAGGAGAACGCGATACGGTAATGACACCGCTGGATTCTATTCGTTATTTCAAACACTTTTTACAATCTGGTTTAATGGCTATGGAGCCTCAAACCGGAAACATTAAAGCTTGGGTTGGTGGAATCAATTATAAATATTTTCAATACGATCACGTAGGGCAGGGAGCAAGACAAGTAGGTTCGACATTCAAACCTTTCGTTTATGCAACCGCAATCGAACAATTGAATATGTCTCCTTGCGATTCTATTCTTGACGGGCCTTTTATGATTCACAAAGGGCGTCATAACGTTACTGCAGATTGGGAGCCAAGAAACTCTGATAACAGATACCGCGGAATGGTAACTTTAAAACAAGGTTTGGCGAACTCAATCAATACGATTTCTGCAAAATTAATCGATCGTGTAGGACCGGAAGCAGTTGTAGAACTAACGCATAAATTAGGTGTTAAAACCGAAATTCCTGCACAGCCTTCTATCGCTCTTGGAGCTGTAGATATTACGGTTGAAGATATGGTTGCTGCTTATGGTACATTTGCCAATCAGGGAGTGTATGTAAAACCACAATTTTTAAGCCGTATTGAGAATAAAAGTGGAGAGGTTATTTATGAGCCAATTCCGGAATCTCACGACGTTTTAAATAAAGATATTGCCTTCGCAGTAATCAAATTACTTCAGGGGGTTACAGAGACCGGATCTGGTGCACGTTTGCGTACGCAAGGCGGAGGAAGTGGAGATAATCGCTGGACAGGATATCCGTACATGTTTAAAAACGCAATTGCGGGTAAAACAGGAACAACTCAAAACCAGTCTGATGGTTGGTTTATGGGAATGGTGCCTAACTTGGTAACAGGAGTTTGGGTAGGTTGCGAAGATCGTTCGGCACGTTTTAAAAGTTTAACTTACGGGCAAGGTGCAACAGCTGCATTGCCAATTTGGGGTTACTTTATGAAACTTTGTTATGCAGATCCCGGACTTCAGGTTTCGAAATCAGAGTTTGAGCGCCCGGCAAATCTTTCTATCAAAGTAGATTGTTATAGTGCGCCAAAAGTGAAAGATACAACAGCTACAGAACAAAATACAGACGAATTCGAACTATAG
- a CDS encoding CoA transferase subunit A, with protein sequence MITKKVNNVQEATEGIESGITIMFGGFGLCGIPENTIAALVKTTVSDLTCISNNAGVDDFGLGLLLQKKQIKKMISSYVGENAEFERQMLSGELEVELTPQGTLAERCRAAQAGIPAFFTPAGYGTEVAVGKEVREFNGKMHIMEQAFKADFAIVKAWKGDEAGNLIFKGTARNFNACMAGAAKITIAEVEELVPVGTLDPNQIHIPGIMVQRIFQGEKFEKRIEQRTVRQKI encoded by the coding sequence ATGATTACAAAAAAAGTAAATAACGTTCAAGAGGCTACAGAAGGAATAGAAAGCGGAATAACCATTATGTTTGGTGGTTTTGGCTTATGCGGAATTCCTGAAAATACTATAGCGGCATTAGTAAAAACAACAGTTTCAGATTTAACTTGTATTTCGAACAATGCAGGTGTTGATGATTTTGGTTTGGGATTGCTTTTGCAGAAAAAACAAATCAAAAAAATGATTTCGTCCTATGTAGGCGAAAATGCCGAGTTTGAACGCCAGATGCTTTCTGGAGAACTTGAAGTTGAATTGACGCCTCAGGGAACTTTGGCAGAACGTTGTCGCGCAGCACAAGCCGGGATTCCCGCTTTTTTCACGCCAGCCGGTTACGGGACCGAAGTTGCGGTGGGCAAAGAAGTCCGTGAATTCAACGGAAAGATGCATATCATGGAACAAGCTTTCAAAGCTGACTTTGCCATTGTAAAAGCTTGGAAAGGCGATGAAGCCGGAAATCTTATTTTTAAAGGAACAGCCAGAAACTTCAATGCGTGTATGGCCGGTGCAGCAAAAATAACCATTGCCGAAGTGGAAGAACTAGTTCCTGTTGGCACTTTAGACCCAAATCAAATTCATATTCCGGGAATTATGGTACAGCGTATCTTTCAGGGCGAAAAATTCGAGAAAAGAATAGAGCAACGTACTGTAAGACAGAAGATTTAG
- a CDS encoding PSP1 domain-containing protein — MACTSCSTSDGGAPKGCKNNGTCGTDSCNKLTVFDWLANMSPSNGEAIFDCVEVRFKNGRKEFFRNSEKLTLSIGDIVATVASPGHDIGIVTLTGELVKIQMKKKGVNHESNEVPKIYRKASQKDIDIWSVARDREEPMKVRARELAIQHKLEMKISDIEFQGDGSKATFYYTANDRVDFRLLIKDFAKEFSTRVEMKQVGFRQEAARLGGIGSCGRELCCSTWLTDFRSVNTSAARYQQLSLNPQKLAGQCGKLKCCLNYELDTYMDALKDFPDYDTKLVTEKGDAICQKQDIFKGLMWFAYTNNFANWHVLKIDQVKEIIAENKQKNKVSSLEDFAIEVVSEPEKDFNNAMGQESLTRFDQPKRKKKPNRKRKPNAEAAIVATPNKPQVASNQNKPAGGNPNKGNNPNKGNKPNNNKPNKPNNSNENKPAEPRKPIIITKNENKK; from the coding sequence ATGGCATGTACAAGTTGTTCAACCTCAGATGGTGGCGCACCAAAGGGTTGTAAAAATAATGGGACTTGCGGCACCGATAGCTGCAATAAATTGACGGTTTTTGACTGGCTCGCGAACATGAGCCCGTCTAACGGAGAAGCAATTTTTGATTGTGTGGAGGTTCGTTTTAAAAATGGACGCAAAGAATTTTTTAGAAATTCAGAAAAATTAACTTTAAGTATTGGTGATATTGTAGCAACTGTTGCATCGCCAGGACACGATATTGGTATTGTTACTTTGACAGGCGAATTGGTAAAAATTCAAATGAAGAAAAAAGGTGTTAACCACGAAAGTAACGAAGTACCTAAAATTTACCGAAAAGCTTCTCAAAAAGATATTGACATTTGGTCTGTAGCGCGTGATCGTGAAGAACCAATGAAAGTTCGTGCACGTGAATTAGCGATTCAGCATAAACTTGAAATGAAAATATCTGATATTGAATTTCAGGGAGACGGATCAAAAGCGACGTTTTACTATACGGCAAATGACAGGGTCGATTTTAGACTTTTAATTAAAGATTTTGCAAAAGAATTCAGTACAAGAGTCGAAATGAAGCAAGTAGGTTTCCGTCAGGAAGCAGCTCGTTTAGGCGGAATTGGTTCTTGCGGAAGAGAATTATGTTGTTCAACCTGGTTAACAGATTTTAGAAGCGTAAATACATCTGCAGCACGTTACCAACAACTTTCTTTAAATCCTCAAAAATTAGCCGGACAATGCGGAAAATTAAAGTGTTGCTTAAATTATGAGCTTGACACTTACATGGATGCATTAAAAGATTTTCCGGATTATGACACTAAGTTAGTGACTGAAAAAGGAGATGCCATCTGCCAGAAACAAGATATTTTTAAAGGATTAATGTGGTTTGCTTACACCAATAATTTTGCAAACTGGCATGTTTTGAAAATTGATCAGGTAAAAGAAATTATTGCCGAGAATAAACAAAAAAATAAAGTTTCATCTCTTGAAGATTTTGCTATAGAAGTAGTTTCAGAGCCTGAAAAAGACTTTAACAATGCAATGGGTCAGGAAAGTTTAACTCGTTTTGATCAGCCAAAAAGAAAGAAAAAGCCAAATCGCAAACGCAAACCAAATGCCGAAGCAGCGATTGTAGCGACTCCAAACAAACCTCAGGTAGCTTCAAATCAAAATAAGCCTGCAGGAGGAAATCCAAATAAAGGAAATAACCCAAACAAAGGAAACAAACCGAATAATAACAAGCCGAATAAACCTAACAATTCAAACGAGAATAAACCGGCTGAACCTAGAAAACCTATAATTATTACTAAAAATGAGAATAAAAAATAG
- a CDS encoding ankyrin repeat domain-containing protein — protein MQTQNQIENFLFQGKFDEARESLNNGEIFNDQYLKNNFSQITAKIIEAKEIDFIEKLIKAGFIETDIYELDSFDKSIFNSLTRLKDDDESIAFFKELMSKMENINDEISDKTLLGYFLEKNTSPKIIKTLIDDFGANVQYKNNAGENFIYTILNTYGLETDKVKEYIAILLDNGIDINEKNIIGTTPLICAIKRNKKDFIPFLLENGADANETDNLNNTAFYYAVAEQFSFDMYDALATVSSPDFNIVNKDGRTLLTHFISSVSGSPSDITFLERLLADGADVNFCAQYYGQPKSGIDFIVEKKSDILKSVLENVSLDVNEQDNHGNTILHKVCAYNVNYDAEMAKETYRKVKLLLDQGADISISNDKDETALILASGDNLKIKTVELLMKQ, from the coding sequence ATGCAAACACAAAACCAGATTGAAAATTTCCTTTTTCAGGGAAAATTTGACGAGGCAAGAGAATCTCTAAATAACGGCGAAATTTTTAACGATCAATATCTTAAAAACAATTTTTCTCAAATCACAGCCAAAATTATTGAAGCCAAAGAAATTGATTTCATTGAAAAATTAATTAAAGCAGGTTTTATTGAAACCGACATCTATGAATTAGATAGTTTTGACAAATCTATTTTTAATTCTTTAACCCGATTAAAAGATGACGACGAATCGATTGCTTTTTTCAAAGAATTGATGTCAAAAATGGAAAACATTAATGATGAAATAAGTGACAAAACGTTGCTTGGTTATTTTCTTGAAAAAAATACATCTCCAAAAATCATTAAAACTCTGATTGATGATTTTGGGGCGAATGTTCAATATAAAAATAACGCAGGAGAAAATTTCATCTATACCATTTTAAACACTTATGGTCTTGAAACAGATAAAGTAAAAGAATACATAGCCATTCTTCTGGATAATGGTATCGACATTAACGAAAAAAACATTATTGGTACAACTCCGTTAATCTGTGCTATTAAAAGAAACAAAAAAGATTTTATTCCCTTTCTACTCGAAAATGGAGCGGATGCCAACGAAACAGACAACCTCAACAATACCGCTTTTTATTACGCTGTTGCCGAGCAGTTTTCTTTTGATATGTATGATGCATTAGCGACAGTTTCTTCGCCTGATTTTAACATTGTAAACAAAGACGGGCGTACTTTATTGACTCATTTCATCAGTTCTGTTTCGGGCTCGCCAAGCGATATTACCTTTTTGGAAAGATTATTAGCTGATGGTGCCGATGTAAATTTCTGCGCTCAATATTACGGTCAGCCAAAATCTGGAATTGACTTTATCGTAGAAAAGAAGTCTGACATTTTAAAATCAGTTTTAGAGAATGTTTCTTTAGATGTGAACGAACAAGACAATCACGGAAATACCATTTTGCATAAAGTGTGTGCCTACAATGTTAATTACGATGCTGAAATGGCGAAAGAAACCTACAGAAAAGTAAAATTATTACTGGATCAAGGTGCTGACATTTCGATCTCTAATGACAAAGATGAAACGGCTTTAATCCTCGCATCTGGGGATAATTTGAAAATTAAAACGGTCGAACTTTTAATGAAACAGTAA
- a CDS encoding SAM hydrolase/SAM-dependent halogenase family protein, with the protein MKVRLLLFLCAITFNGFAQNNVLVFQSDFGLKDGAVSAMKGVAMGVSTDIKIFDVTHEIPAFNIWEAAYRLSQTAQYYPAGTVFVSVCDPGVGTARHSVVLLTKSGHYFVTPDNGTLTLIAEQLGIQEIREIDEVKNRRQNSNESYTFHGRDVYAFTGARLASKTITFEEVGPKLPNEVVKIDYQKPVFEKGIIKGGIPILDIQYGNVWTNIDKKTFANLDLKAGDFVKIQIFNGTKKAYEGKLKLVHTFGEVAVGTDVCYFNSLLNFSLAVNQGSFSAKHKIYSGAEWSILVSK; encoded by the coding sequence ATGAAAGTACGTTTATTACTTTTTTTGTGTGCTATTACTTTTAATGGTTTCGCACAAAATAATGTATTAGTTTTTCAATCAGATTTTGGTTTGAAAGATGGGGCAGTATCTGCTATGAAAGGGGTAGCAATGGGAGTTTCGACCGATATTAAAATATTTGATGTAACTCATGAAATCCCGGCATTTAATATTTGGGAAGCAGCATATCGTTTGTCGCAAACGGCTCAATATTATCCGGCTGGAACTGTATTTGTATCTGTTTGTGATCCTGGAGTAGGTACAGCGAGGCATTCTGTAGTTTTGTTAACTAAATCGGGTCATTATTTTGTAACTCCGGATAACGGAACTTTGACTTTAATTGCAGAACAATTAGGAATTCAGGAAATTCGTGAGATCGATGAAGTAAAAAATCGTCGTCAAAACTCAAACGAATCTTATACTTTTCATGGTCGTGATGTATATGCTTTTACAGGAGCTCGTTTAGCATCTAAAACGATCACTTTTGAAGAAGTTGGGCCAAAATTACCAAACGAAGTAGTAAAAATCGATTACCAAAAACCGGTTTTCGAAAAAGGAATTATCAAAGGCGGAATCCCGATTTTAGATATTCAATACGGAAATGTATGGACAAATATCGACAAGAAAACTTTCGCTAATTTAGATTTAAAAGCAGGTGATTTTGTTAAAATCCAGATTTTCAACGGAACTAAAAAAGCTTACGAAGGAAAATTAAAACTGGTACATACTTTTGGAGAGGTTGCTGTTGGTACAGATGTTTGTTACTTCAATAGTCTTTTAAACTTTTCATTGGCTGTAAACCAGGGAAGTTTTTCAGCGAAACATAAAATTTATAGTGGTGCTGAGTGGAGTATTTTAGTTAGCAAATAG